In the genome of Mytilus edulis chromosome 14, xbMytEdul2.2, whole genome shotgun sequence, the window GGCCTTTATTAATAAttagtcttttatgatttttaattttagttcatgtatacatgtatgttgatgTTTATAGTATGATGTCGTTTAtcactaagggacgacatcaaaagttcaatgaaggataaaaaacttaattcaaatagttttttcgctgaccccccctacccccctattaacttaatttgagaaaaaatgattgacccatatggatatgtaaaaatcaatatcGGATAACCAAATcatgcagcagttcaacccccccacccccaaactatttgaattaagtttttaatcttacattgatcttttgatttcGTCCCTAAATgtgtacatgtttttgtttaggggccagccaaAGCATTGCCTTGCTGTGATGATGATCTGTTGGTGGCCTTCACCTGTTTTCTGCTCTCTGTTCGCAtcaggttgctgtctctttgacaaatttccttttttcattctcaattttattttacacatGTCATAAACTAAAATTAACATTATTCAGTAAATAAACATCTATGtatattgtcaaatttaaagcTATCCAGCATGTTCAGGAGTTGATGCAATAGACAGAACCTATTGTGTATCAAAAATTAGTAGCAAAACAGTATTGTAGCTctcacagtttaaaaaaaaccatttttattgcaaaatgaatgtattttgataagaattaatTATTGATTGTATCTTTGatagaaattataaagaaaaatggTCTCCCTGatagaatttttaaaagaatgaaaCATTCCTGTAGACAAGGTAGAGTAAGATAAGGTAAGcatgaatttgaatatattacAATTTATAAGAAAAAGACTATGAATATGCATCTGAATGCCATGTTTTTAAAACCACCATCCATCAATCAAATGTCATGGTCAAAGTCGTACTAACAAAGGATAGActgaaattagaaataaaatgttttcaaacagcttttttttttaaaaggcaacatatattattaaaatctgcatacataaaaaaaattatacttatgTCAAGCTGTTCTCCTCAAATTTATGTTTAaccatatttttagctcacctggcccaaagggccaagtgagcttttcccatcactttgcgtccgtcgttgtctgtcgtcgtccgtcgtctttaacttttacaaaaatcttctcctctgaaactactgggccaatttaaatcaaacttggccagaatcatcattagggtatctagttaaaaaaatgtgtcaggtGACCCGGCCGACCgacaagatggccaccatggctagaaatagaaaatgcagtttttagcttataactcaaaaaccaaagcactttaatagagcaaatctgtcaaggGGTTAGATCGTTTATCAAGTCAATACATATCCACTtagtaattttcagatgaattggacaactgtttgttgggttgctgcccccaattggtaattttaaagaaattttgcatttttttgttattaccttgaatactatatagtatagatagagataaactgtaaacagcaacaatgctcagcaaagtaagatctacaaataagtcaacatgaccccttaaggagttactgccctttatagtcaatttttaacaattttcattaatttggtaaatttttacaaaatattttcctctgtaactaatgggacaagtttattatagatagagaaaatagtaagtagcaagaatgttcagtaaagtaaagatctacaaaaacatcaccatcaccaaaacacaattttgtcatgaatccatctgtgtcctttgttgaatatgcacatagaccaaggtgagcgacaaaggctcttaagagcctctagttaatattGTTGTAAATAGAAAGTGTAAATTGCAAGGTGAGCAATTTTAGGCTCTGTTGTATATTGACATACATCTGTTGTACAAACAAAATGATACAAGCTCTTATATCAACATTTGTCTCTTTGATATTTTCAGATTGATTGTCAAGTGATATTATTATTGTCTGATGATGAACTGACAAAGTACATCCCTATCTATGGGGACAGGATAGCTGTGAAAGATTTTTGTAAGAACCAGGGTGGTACAGGTTCAAAGTCCAAAAAAAAGAAGACactattacaaaagataagaaaaagacTCCATCCATCATCAAAAAGAaacttgtttaaaacaaaaaaagatatagaTGAAAGCTCAAGTGATAGTGATGACAATCCTTCTACTTCCAAGAATATTGGAAATGATCATGCAGCAAAAAGTGAAAGGCGTATAGAACTTGGTTGGCTGATGAAAGAAGGGGATAGGATGAAACAAGTTCGCGGGCCAACTGGAGGGGGGACGAGACATCTTATTGTTGATAAAGATACTCTAGTGAGTGCCATAAAAGAAACAGCTTTAAAACTTTACTTTCCAGAAGGAATATCACCCAGGGGTAAGATTGAAAATTTTGTGGTTGACATCATGGACTTTAAACGCCAGTCAGCTAATTTAGATTTGTCTGTAGAGAATATTTATGACCGAAGCAAAATGAGGCTGTTAAGGTTTTATTTACTAACTGTACCTAAAGAAAGGGATAACACTGAACAAGAAAAGAATTCAACAACAAGGACCAAAGAAAATGAAGACCAAAAAAGTGTTTCACAGCTGTTGAGgttagaaaaccatgaaaataacaGTTCTCATAGTTCTTATAATAAGCATACCAGTTTGAACATGTGCAGTGATGATGAAATTCAGTTTGGACCTGTATTGGCTGATATTGATGATATCTATGACTCAACAATTCCTTTGAATGATATCCACACTCAATCTGACAGTCAGCCAGAGAATAGTTATATCGCCAATGATCCTGGAATAATCACTAATAGTCTTGGAATAATCGCCGATGGTCCTGGATTAATAAATAATGAACAATTATTTCTTGATCCATTCCATTCTGTGAAAATTAGAGTTCATAGAGGAAATTTAATGAtagaaatgatgaaaatattttcagATCCAACAATAATGTATGCTACATTTTTTGATGTCAGTATGATATTGCCAACTGGAAAAGCGGAAGAAGGGATAGGGAAAGGAATTTTTAGAGATTGCCTTACTGAATTTTGGAATGAGTTTATGGACAATTGTTGCATTGGAAATTCACAGAAAGTCCCTATAATAAGACACGATTTTCAAGAGGAGCAGTGGCTGTCCATTGGCAGAATTATATTTAAAGGATGGCAGATAGCCAATTACTTGCCTATTGGACTTTCCATAATTGTTATGGAAAATGCAATGTATGGAAAGTTTAAGTCAGATTTAATGgaaaattttctttgttttatcaCTGAGGAAGACAAAACATTATTTTCCACTGCTTTAAAAGATTACGAGTCAGTTGATAATGATGAACTTATAGAAGCTTTAGAGAACCATAGCTGCAGGTCTGCAGTCACAAAAGAAAGCATTACGCGTATTTTGCTAGAAATCGCACACAAGGAAATGGTTCAGGAGTGCAACTTTATAACTGATGCTTGGGCCAAGATATTATCTCAACTCGGACAGTCTCTTTCTTATGAGAATTTGACAGAAATATACAGTAAAATGGAACCCAGCAATCGCAAAGTTACCAAAATGCTGCATTTTTCAGATAATTTGTCTAATTTGGAACGTGAAGTTATGAACCACCTTCAGCGGTATGTTAGAGAACTTGATAAAGTATTGTTGAAAACATTTCTTAGATTTTGCACTGGAtctgatttaattttggatgGAAAGGATACAATCACTGTTGAATTTGTAGTTCTTGATGGTTTTGGGCGTCGACCAATAGCCCATACATGTGGTCGTGTTCTCAGAATACcaagaaattatgaaaattttactATTTTCCGTAGCGAATTCaacaacattttaaatacttcTGTATGGGTAATGGACATTGTATAATTGCATTGATTTACATCAAACCAGGTAAAATCAGCAGCAGGATTTTATCATTGATTGCCTTTGTATCAATATCATGTTCAgtatttcctgtttttttttcacatgacaataaaagaAACTAGCCTAAGAACCTACAAATTAGGCATGATAAAGCTTATGATGAATGGAAATAAGATATTGGTTTTGTTCATTTAAGTCCTTTTTTGTGAAATACACAACTTATTAGATAttaagatttaacatttttattgagatttcaattgttttttattagtCATGTAAGTAGCTGAAATGCAACTGATTTTTTAGTTCATAcagttttaattttgttataaaactgTTTGTTGCTGAAGTGCAACTTCATTATTAGCTATACATAGTACCCTTAAACAAGGAAGTTGGATTAACTTGActtttgtatactttttttatattttatttgagagatttttcacaatttttgattTGTGTAGACCTTGTTCTCCTAAAATAATTTGGACGTTGACCAGCAGTCATTTCTTCATGTGGTGAATTTAACAGCATGTTAAGCACTTGTGTATGTGTATGTTTATATAAACATTGTATGATTATTGCATTAATTAACATAATCACAAGTGGAAAAATCATTGAGTGGTCATGTTCAGTATTTTCAGTTTGTTTCATACTCAAACATACACTTTGTTGTTATTTCatgaatgtaaaataaacaaactagAGCTTACAAGCAAGGTATGACAAAGAAGAGTATTTTTTTGGTGAAATACAGCTTAAGAGAAAGAAAAGATTTTACTGATTAAAGAGTTTTGCATTGTTAATTTTTAATGAATGGTTGCTGAAATGCAACTTTTGTGATTGTtaatttcaacatatttgaatactttattaaatttgaaataaataatttcagtAAGATatatgtatggtttttttttaataactagaCAACAAACATGAAAGTGTGTTTTagattcatgtatatatatatatatatatatatatatatatatatatatatcttgttgtcttgtcttgtcttgtcttgtcttgtcttgtgaAATAAACATATTCAATGTTTACTATTTATATGGTGACACTTTTGATTTTTCTCTGGCCATTTTCTGAATGTGAATACCCTGGTTGCAGAACCCTTGATTGCACATGTATTTATACTTCTGTTACAGAAGCTTGTGTCTCCGGTAAATGTTGCCTTTTGCTTGACGCTGTTTAGGATCTAAGGTTACAAGTTCACGGAAAATAGGCAACAGGAGCTTAATTAACCTTATCCTAAACATGAAAGGACTTCGGTTACAATAGTCAGGCCTTACTGAAATACAACAGAAATATTATAAAGCGGGAACATGGGTCGTAAGGgtaaacaaaagtaaaaattgagaaaggaaatggtgaatgtgtcaaagcgacaacaacccgaccatagagcagacaacagccgaagcccATCAATgagttttcaatgtagcgagaattcacgcacccgtaggtgtcattcagatggcccctaaaaaatatgtatactagtacagtgataatggacgtcatactaaactccgaattatacacaagaaactaaaattaaaaatcatacaagactaacaaaggccagaggctcctgacttgggacaggcgcaaaattgcggcggggttaaacatgtttattagatctaaaccctccccctatacatctagccaatgtagaaaagtacatGGTTTGGTCAAACGGTGAAGACGAACCCTATTTTATCATAATGACACTCCAGACAAATACAAGCAATAgtatgataaaataaaagtaaaatttaagtTCTTTTACACGCATTTGCTAACAACAAGCGACGAACTTGACTACGTAGAAAATATTGTTCACTGAGTAGTCTGGACATACACCTATGTACG includes:
- the LOC139504205 gene encoding uncharacterized protein, with product MEIIKKNGLPDRIFKRMKHSCRQGRIDCQVILLLSDDELTKYIPIYGDRIAVKDFCKNQGGTGSKSKKKKTLLQKIRKRLHPSSKRNLFKTKKDIDESSSDSDDNPSTSKNIGNDHAAKSERRIELGWLMKEGDRMKQVRGPTGGGTRHLIVDKDTLVSAIKETALKLYFPEGISPRGKIENFVVDIMDFKRQSANLDLSVENIYDRSKMRLLRFYLLTVPKERDNTEQEKNSTTRTKENEDQKSVSQLLRLENHENNSSHSSYNKHTSLNMCSDDEIQFGPVLADIDDIYDSTIPLNDIHTQSDSQPENSYIANDPGIITNSLGIIADGPGLINNEQLFLDPFHSVKIRVHRGNLMIEMMKIFSDPTIMYATFFDVSMILPTGKAEEGIGKGIFRDCLTEFWNEFMDNCCIGNSQKVPIIRHDFQEEQWLSIGRIIFKGWQIANYLPIGLSIIVMENAMYGKFKSDLMENFLCFITEEDKTLFSTALKDYESVDNDELIEALENHSCRSAVTKESITRILLEIAHKEMVQECNFITDAWAKILSQLGQSLSYENLTEIYSKMEPSNRKVTKMLHFSDNLSNLEREVMNHLQRYVRELDKVLLKTFLRFCTGSDLILDGKDTITVEFVVLDGFGRRPIAHTCGRVLRIPRNYENFTIFRSEFNNILNTSVWVMDIV